The Puntigrus tetrazona isolate hp1 chromosome 13, ASM1883169v1, whole genome shotgun sequence genome contains the following window.
TGCCCGTCTGTATTCGGGAGCTGGCAGTGAGACAGCGCTCCCCATCACCGGCAGCTCAGTCTGCATCCCCATCTTCCAGCCATAAATCCTGAAATAACGGAATGCAAGAGCATTCGCTCCAGACTGCGCTGCCacgagtgagagagaaagaacgtGTAGcagctgaagagagagagagagagagagaggaaagaaagagTAAAAGAACGAGAGAACGCCTTTGGCTTCTCAGATCCAATTAGTCGGTCGTGTGTAGTCgcttctctctccctccttctcCCCGCCATCTTAATTGGAAGCCGGAGAGACCAGTCGAAATCGCATTAACAGAGGTCCTGACAGAGAGGACcatcaatctttttttattacggTGTAATGGGGGTTCTTGGGAGCCGCAATTCGATTTGTCACTGGCCTCGTTCGCTGATAACAGGCATTTGTCATCACTTTCCCTCGCCTTAATGTTATCATCTCGGGCTTGACAGCTGCCTCCATCCAGGGAGTCCCAGCGACACAGCACATCCGTCAACATAATATTTCCACGGCCAAGGGGACTGCTACAGCAATAAGCCACATTAAAGCACTTATGAGAAGAAAATCTGttgtcattaattaaaatgttggaGCGAGCAGCAGGTCTTCTGTGTGAGggtactgtgtgtgtttgtttctttatgagGTGACAGTGGGAGTGGGAGTGTTGAAATATTCTCCCGCTTCCTGCCATTGTCATTATGACAAAATGTCTGCTCGGAAGTGGGTATTCTGCTACCACATCTTGACACATTCACACGGCGCGCACATATTGACGATTTTCGCTTCTAAATGTATGGTttattgtctaataaatgtgTTCGGAATGCTGAAGAGGATCGTGCGCCTATAAACACAGCATACCTTCACATTCGTTTGCTGTAGACACCTTGATCGTCTTCCTCTTCCGGGCAGCAGAGGGCAGAGTCGAGTCGGCGGTGACAGGTGTTGGGCCGACAGAAGATTCCTCTGCTGCTAATTAGACCAGCGTTCTCTCCTCCTGCTGACCTACAGGACACAGACACTCATTCCATCAGGGGAGTCAATTCACGGTGAAATATGAGCTGCCGTTTTTAGAGCTGTGCAGGTTGGGTGACGACTTAAGAGTGACTTTATTTTACCAAACTAGATTCAGCGGGCATTACCTGTGCTCACTCGAACTCGTGCAAGTCAGTGAAGGAAAGCTAAAATGTCAGTTCTATCTGCAGCGGTGCGGGTCCTTCAAAGTCATATCAGTGGAAAATAGTGAGACTCTGCCTTGTGGGAAATAAAACAGACTTGGATCAACAGGGCCATGCTGTGTCCGGACCACCCAATCATGAGCCCTCCCCTAcgagtgacagagagagatagagagacagatagatagaacgatagatagattatagatagataaaattcTGTAACGATCGATCAATAGATGattaatagataaatagatttaaGATAGTTATATAGATAAAATGATATAAcaatagatagatgatagataaaatgatataactatataacaatagatagatatgatAGATAAAATGATATAACCGTataacaatagatagatagatggaaaaACAGAcctgtagatagatagatagaactaTAGAATGTTAGATATAACAAAGATAGATAAAacgatagataaataaaatgacataatgATATAACAATAGATAAAATGATATAACAAATAGGTACATAGATAAAAATGATAtaacgatagatagatataatgatatagataaaattatataactataacaataaatagatattatataatgatatatcgaggtagatagatagatgatagataaaTGATATAACAATAGACAGATATAacaatagatatatatataatgatagatagatagatagatagatagatagatgaaatgatataactatataacaataaatagaaAGCGTTTATGTTTTTGGAacgtgattaaaaaaacaataattttggGGTTGTCTAACCCTTTAAACAGTGAACAAatagtgaaaaaatatattacattaaaatgacatttggagtaaaactgcattaaatTGTTTAGTAGAAGTAGCATAAAAAGACGTATGAGGCAATCCGGTACATAGCTGCCTTTCCAGCACTGTAATTTCTCTTCAAATGAACTGGGAGAGTACAGCTGTGCACAATGGCCCATCGAGATCCCGTTTAACCAGTGACCTTGAGCTCGGTGTTTGAAGACTGACCAAACAGAAAGCCAGACACAATTCAGCTCACAATTTCTCTTCTCGAAGCGGGAGACGCAGGCGTATGATATCATTAGTCTGTGTGGGTCTATTCTGGGGAGATCTGGAGAGGCTCACACAGATGGAGAGCACCGCCCAGGGGCTTGATAGACCCGAGAAACCCATTCATACTTGCACAGGCCTGGGATAACAGAGGCAAGACAACACTAAACACGCACATAGCTCTCTGTGTAGATACATATCAATAATCTCATACGTACCTTAAATGTGGGAACATAGAACCCTTCAAGGGCACTATATTAAAGGTGTGTCTCAAATGTGTATCTGCATATAAATTGCCATACAGCTGTTTGGGATCCATAGGGGAAGGTGAGAGACTCTTCTCtttaattaagcattaaatCTGCCTCTTCAGTGAGTTAATGAAGCTCTTCTCTGACTGGCAATGGCGCTCTTTGGCAGAAACCAGCAGTGTCTGTATTCAGATCCTGCTTTGTAAGCTTTTTTCACTCTGCACCCTGATGTTCTCAATAAATGGGTTACCACaggctcatttaaaacacttttatttggTGTGTTATAAAGGTTTGAATACtcgtaaaatatttttagtacatGTGAGGTCAAATACAGTTATAAATATCCATATAAATTAGATCGAAACTCAGATATCACATACAgataatatatagataatatacaAGATAACACTATGAATGGAACCTATACCTTATTCTTtcccattcaaaagttttgggttGGTAAGACTTATAAATGGTTTTGATCTATCTCCTAAGGCTGcgtttattagattttaaaaatataaaatcagaaaaaatataaaatctggaAAGTATATTATTAGTTTTCAGCAGTCAATCTTCTGCATCACGTGatccttaaaaataattttatgctgATTGGTGctcaattaaaattattattataaatgttgaaaactcaatatttgtattattcaacattttttgattaataaaacattcaagcaaacagtattcatttaaaactatataaaacttaaaatctttaatgcatcctcgctGAATAAACATATTCTTACTAAACCAGCAACGTTGAAGTAGTGTATATGTACCATTACATATTTACAGTTGTAGCAGTGTTCAAAATGtctgcaaataaaacaacaattttgaaaaaagcaaaggaatatttcaaataagtttGATCTCTGCCTATTTTTAAGTTTCTAATAAAGTATTACATTAGCACCTGAgcattactaaataataaacaataatatgtgCAAGAGATCATTgcaactatttatatatatactcttataatgacaaaaatatgtataaGACCTATATACATGAAGGAATTTCTTCCATAACACACACGTGACGAATAGCACATGTATATGGCACTGTTCATGTATATAAAGTAACacaaagctgtgtgtgtttaagcatCATTACAAATCTAAATCTGATTCTGAAAACTAATTTCAGCTCATGTTTTGTTACCAGAAGAAACAGACCTTCCGTTAGCAAAAGTAAGATTCACTTAACCGTGCCTTTCTTAATGCATGGCTGATAACTAATCTCATTCCTAAATGCAATCTCTAATGcaatttttgcttttcttctgCGTTTAAGGACAGGAAGAAGAACTGTCGAATTCAAGCGAGCCGTTTTCAAGCGTGCCGTATCCATTCATCTTTTTCAGTTTGAGCTGATCGGGGTGAGTGAGGGCCTGGCTCTCTTCCACAGCCTCTTTCGTAGCGAACATCTGACTAATCTCTacaaacgttttatttttagtttccgGAATAACAAAGTACACGTAGATGGCCACTGACACGCATATCGTACAGAACACCAGATAGCAGTAGGACCCAGCAGACATCTGTATCAGAGAAATACGAAGTTATTCCTTTTAAAACAACTTAATTAAATGAAGATGATTGAATTTCACAACGACTGACTTTGACAAATGTTTTGGCGACCACAACCCTGGAAAACCCTTTTCCGATTACGCTCTGTGTACCTTTGGCTTTTAACTGCATTGAATGGATTCGGTACCTGAAGGAACGGAAAGATAAAGCCGATGGTGAAGTTGGACATCCAGTTAAGAGATCCTCCCACGGTGTATGCTGCGGGACGATGGGATTGCTTGAAAAGCTCAGCTGTGATCAGGAACGGGACACCCGctaaaacagacacacattcGTACCAATGACATATTGTGACGTCACCTTTAtatcttttatgttttcatgtttaatcGCCCGCCTACGCAGTGAAAAAGTGCTGTGAAACCTAGAgaggttacatttttttagccTAATATAACTCAAAAGAGCGCATATCACGAAGGCATTTtatgcacatgcatgtatgcattgCTCTTCCGTAGTGCAACAGTTCTTGGAGGGAGGATGATACACTAGCTTTATGAAGAGCTCGTTATCTCAATATGCAGGAAGCAGAGATTGTTCCACTGCTTAAGTTCTAATCCCTTTTGGTTACAAGTGAAAAATAAGGAGGCACAAGgtgttatttcaaatgtaatgaaTTCAGGAACAAGCCAAGCGATGGCTTCATTATTTGTGCGTGATAATTGCAGCAGGAGGCGTGCTGCAGTTAAATTGATAAGGAACTCTGCTTGTAATTCATTGTTCATGCAGGATTTTGTCTTAAAAAGCCATATTCATCATTGTTTATGAACAATGAGCCATAAAAAATCCTAATTAAAGACGTAATTACACCGATTGAGACTGGGGCCTGAGAATGAATTATAGATTTTGGAGTTGGGTTGGATAATGCATCAACTCAGTAAAGCACTTGTAGTCTCATTCATCACTGTAGCAGAGCTACTCCTCTCTGCTCTTATTGTGTGCATAAACTATGAGTCTAATGCGCGTGCAGCACTAATAGAGGGAAGTACACACTTTAACTTCAATACTTTGATCTTTGAAACTCCTTAAAATGCCAATAGCTTCTCCTCAAAAGCATAAATTATCACTATATCAatttaagatgcatttattttccaaGGCGTCTGTATCCTGTTCTCTTACCTAATaactgaataattatatatattaaaaaatacacaatatacacataaatgtatttttttttaatatttttctgtaaactaATGAACTGTATTAGTAAAATGAGGCAAAAAAACCAactgaaaaatcattttgaaataaatgagatTAACATAACACattgttatgaaataaaatgtaaaatttgtaaGGATATATAGCATTAATCTTGATGAAATTTGGAAGTTtggaattttttattaaataccaaatattaaataagaaattgttccatcttaaaataataattattagtattttcaaataattcttaaaataataaatctaactATTTCTGAAAGTTTGAAAGTCTTTATACCCTTCTGCactaatataatatgaatatattaaatatagatataaaaaaatgtctttgtaaaaTCCTTCAGTAATTATTCAAAAAACCTAGTGCTCAAATAAATAGTGAGGTCTATAATGAACTGCAGTTGCGATTGCTTTTCAAAGTTACACCCCCAGGTGTCGCTATTTCACTATTTGAAGGCGTCATCTGGGACTTCAGGGTCAAAGAGCAGGCAACTACTCATCCAATTGAAGCAGTGCTCTACTGAAAGAGCCTGAGCATGACTGAAAGCGATGCAGCCAAGTAGATCACTTTAATAAATAGTCTAAGAGAGACAGAACTCACCCGGCCCGATGCAGAAACCAGCGATGATCCCGACCACACACCCCACACTCACATATCTCATGAAAGGCACGTGTATCTGAAAACGTGGTAGTAACGAAAAAGTGTTGCGTCACCTGTCATTTTTGCCAACAGCTATTTCAattgaaagtgtttttacactgtattaatatttcgCTTACTTGAAGAATGAGAGACAGCGTAATCCCGGCGCAGCACATTCCCATAACACCAAAGCCTCCGATTATCAACGGCCTTCGCCCGAGACGCTCAATGGTGAAACACTGAACGAAAAACAAAAGATGCGATGTGGATGTTCACGACAGACGCTTCCTTTTTGTCTCGATCGGATTAATTAGTAACCGCTGTCTTGAAAGAAAGactttctgtgctttttttgaAAGCGAATGTCGCAGAAGCATGAAGTGGAAccttgttttttcattaagtGCTGCTAAAATTGAGCGCTAAAGCTGTGCACTGTTGACTTAAAGGCGGCTGAAGCTGACATAAGAATGAATAGCTGTAATTTTATAACCAATCTCTAGCCTTCCTCTCGTGTGCCATTCGCCTCCCGAGTGAGGGCCAATTGACACTGACAGCAATGAGTTCTTCTGACTAACAGCGCGCCTCTTTCTCTCCGGTTGCTGCTGGTGCATCACTAAATCCCGGCTAAGCGACGCaactgggagagagagagactgaatcCGGCCTTCATTACAGCTCTGAGATGTGACCCAAGAAAGAAGGCGGCAAAAACAAGACACATCAGTCTCTCTAACGCTCGTCTTACACAGTGATTTTTATGCGTGTCACAGCAGAAAAATACACAACGTGAGCTCGGAAAGATTGAGGGCaaagctaaatgaaaatgattgagATATGAAGAGACGTTCTTTTTCAAATGCAGCAACTCCAGCGAAGTAATAGACCAAGTGATGTCTAATAAACTATTTCGAGTCACTATATTACCCTGTCAGATAGTCTTTTACCGCTATCAATAATTGAAACAGACAATTTTCGCATCGGAAGCGTTGGCGGAAATATGAAAACTCACCCCGATGAGGCCTGCAACGATCTCTATAGCTCCAGTTCCTACAGTCGTGTACTGGATCTCGGGCGCCGGGATCCCGGCGTTCTCGAAGATGTCGTTGGTGTAAAACCATATCTGGAGAGAAGAGTGGAAGGATAGTGATTTTGGCTTGTACAGGTGGCATATCGTGACTACGAGCGGTTACAGCGTACAACACTTCAGATTCAATTTGAGAGCTGGAGGGCTGTGTGTGAGGTTAGGCAGGGGGGTAATCAGAGGGAACACAGACGGTTTGAGAGCTGCTGGGACTGTAGAGGACACACACGGCCTGCCTCTCTCCTGCTGCTCATGCTGAAGTCAGCCAAGACTCACCACCTGTCAGCCCCATTTAcactgaatacacacacacagacgctcaCAGGGTCACCTGCCACCTAAGGGCCCTACAGTCAAtgtcatttaatattcaaatttgaTATCCAAACCCCACAGGGCAAACATGAAGGGTCCTACTTTGACAAGATGTATCTATGATTTGGGGAATTAAGGTTTAGGTTAAGGCTGGTTTGTAGCCAGATGAGACTGTAAGGAAATGCGaccattttagctttttttcatatatatatatatatatatatatatatatatatatatatatatatatatatatataacgatCTTGGTAAGGACTAGTTGAATAATGCAAGTCACAAACATCATCACGTTCATGTGTCAAATCTCATCGAAAAGAAATGAGATGctcaattttgttttgtttcagaatcAGTTAAATGAATGTCAATGACTGTAAATGAATTATATTGATGAATCACCACAGAGATAATGgcttttatttatcattttgttgttggttgTGGAAATCTGAAGGGGTAAAGACATGACAGAAACAGAAATTAGAGTTCGACAAACTCCAGATAAAATCGGAAgccttttttcttcattttgtggCATAATCTGCGGAATTCTGCAGAATGTAATGTGGTAAACAGAGCTGAGAGTACTGCACTGTTAGCAtcaaatgaatgattaaatgaacTACAAGCAAGGAGTGGGGAAAAATGCAGAAGTTTGCGAATGATGGCTGTTTGAATTCTGCTGAGCTCTGGGCAGGCAGATTCCGTGTGGGCCTGGTAATGAGCTATCGTCTTTATCCTCATTATTACATGAAGAATTAGTCTGACAAATAACAACATTTCAGAAGAATAATGCAATATGTATATAAGACAtttctataaaagaaaaactaatatattaaatacacaggATGGTTTACTGGTATAACCTTTTTAATGTGATGCTTAAAGATTCTTATTCATAAATCTGATTCTGATCATAATATATATGCTATTAAAGAGCACCGCTGTGGCAAGTATAAAGGAACGATGTTAGCTGACAGGTATAACTTCCATAAAACTATAccattgggggaaaaaaaaaataaaaaaattctggaaTCACAAGCTAATTGTTAAACTGTTAGTTctgatttaaagtgttttttatagATCAAAAAAGATCTGCCAAATCACTCTAATCACCATCTTAACgatgtaacaataaaaaaatacatctaatTTGCTTGAATAATAGCCTTTATTTATCACTATAGCAGAGCTGTGCAAATTAGACTCCATAAACACTTGAAAAAAGATTGTAATTTGTTAAACTCTgatggatgaaaagagaggtttctgtcctcaGTCCTTATAATCATCTGAATAATTAAGCTGAAgttaaacaaaactatttcaagAAGGTAATACGAATATTAAGAGCCACTTTAAATTCCGGCGCATAGCCACTGCTCTGCTGTGCGGGTTGAAACCACTTTGGTTGCCTGCTGTTTATTTGATGTTGGAAGAAATCTTGTGAGGATTTAGAGGCTAAATACTCGCCATGCCCAGATCCCATCACTGTTTGCATTCTTCATATCATTACCATTCCATTACAAAGGGCTCAAAACTCAAATCTCAAAACATGCAGTGTAGTCAGCTCTATACGTTAACCAGGATGTTGATCTTACCGCATCAATGCCAGACAGCTGCATACCGATGTTGATAACCACCACGGACAGGACCTGCCAGCGAACAGTGTGATCCAGAATCAGCTGCCAGACAGACACGGTCTCCACTGAGGACAGAGAGCGTTGCTCCTCTTGCATCTCCTCTATCTCTGCCTGGATGTTACATTTGGCTCTGTACCATTTCAAGGCTGCACCAACAAAGACAACACAAACGATTGGTTTAATGTTCACCTGTTTCATTGGTTTGGCTgataaagagcttttttttaagcactttgAAATATTCCAacaatggaaaacaaaatgtgtttgaaatacatttatttcatgctaagtatattacaaatacattttcatatgtatgtacttaataaaatgccctgcaattgtacttttaatatattaaactggTATACTTCAAGTTTGCTAAATTGGAACtgctaattttgtacttaatgcactttaattgtgaaGAAGTAGTGCTGAAATCTAATTAAAGACATACTTAcatttgattgtgctaaagtaGAACGTAtactttttaatgtacattttaaatattttccgTTTAAATGGCAATATTACACAATCCttttaaaagtgacattaacaCGCATTTTAGGCTTATTtataagaaatgtgcattgtacGCACGTAATACTCCAAATAAATACCAGTGGGTCTCGAGTTAtctgtcagtaaatatgttCATTGATTTTAACTATActtgtatgaaataaatgcatttcaaacacACTACTTTTTCACTAGGGGACCCATGaactaaccaaaaaaaaaaaacttgcttaaaaataatacttttaaaaaagaatcatttttatcttcttttcaagtaaaaacgtattcataaacattttttttctctcaccgGTAATAGTGGCATGAACATTGTGCTTCTCAATCAACAGGTAGCGTGGGCTTTCTGGAAACCACGGTAAGAGCATCAGCTGGATAAAGGTGGGCACAACCACAAGGGAGAGAAACAGGGGCCAGTGCTCTTCCTGTCAAACCAAACAGCACAAGTTTAACCTATatgaaaatatctattttaagaaataaaagacACATATAATTGTATGATGTTAAATTGCTGCTTGATGTTAAGTTCCCAATTGTACCTTTCCCAAAAGTTCATGCAGGCCCAAGACTTGAGCTAAGAAAACCCCCGCACAAATGAAAATGCTGGGCATGAGCCCCAGGAAGCCTCTCAGATTTTTCGGCGCGATCTCTCCCAGGTACATGGGCACAACGCTGAGAGAGATACCTGGAAGTTGGAGATGAGCAAAGCGAAGCATGTCAGAGTCTATTCACATCGAGCCTTACTTTGCTATACCGGCTTATTTAAATCTGGGACATACCTGAATGTATTCCTGTTATAAAACGACCAAAGATGACCATTTCGGGTGAACCACAGATCCTGCTGAAGCCCATGAGTGATCCTGCTAGGAACACCAGTACAGTGGAGTTGACCACTGTTCCTTTCCTGCAAAAGCAAAGACTGTGAAGTTCTGCTCTGGCACTGCTCATTAAGCTAGGACAGTCATGCTCGATAGCCAGCCACCTGGGAGTTTAACTATCAAAACTAGATAAGTGATGTTCCATGACAGTGCTGCTGGGTGAAATAGCTGCATTCCTTGATTAGTTCTATCAAGTTGTAAACTTTCCCCCTGATTTACAGACGGCTGCACCGTGTTCTGCGTTATGATCACCTTACtgctataaaacattttgctgGACTGAAATTGATTAGAACAATAAATAGGGTCATGAATCATCgtctttcatttgcatttaaatgtctgCAGTCAAATCTTGTGACGCCACTCATAGACACTCAGAACAGACTAGACAAGTGTACTTCCAGAGTCCTTGGAGAGAACAAAATAGAAGTTTAAGGCAGTAAGTTAGGAAATGCACATAGATATAAAGTTGTTAAATTCACAGTTTTGTCTTTATACAAATATGCCCCGATAGCTAAAAAAAAGATAGGGGTTTATCCTTTtcaattcataaaaatacaaacttgTTATTTAAacatcctcatgttgttccaaacttgtatgataTCTAAAGGAAAAGTTTGAATAATGTACTttgttttgcatgcaattaGAAATAAGGCAGACAAAGGCtttttaaaagacacaaaatatcattcaagtattataaaataatctttCGCTAAGCTTTTTGCCTCGTTTTTGAGGCCTGAAAGCTCTATTTTCCATTCACAGTAACTACATGTATAGAACACAACCagtgcataatttaaaatgcattctttaGTGTTACATGGAAGAGAGaaattatagcatttttattt
Protein-coding sequences here:
- the slc2a15a gene encoding solute carrier family 2 member 15a produces the protein MAEEVLILGPGKITSHLTSSLLAVAFLTSFGSSMLYGYNLAVVNSPAGYIKEFYNRTVVSRNGTGLNDEALTLMYSLTVSVFAIGGLIGSLMVGTLVTKFGRKGTVVNSTVLVFLAGSLMGFSRICGSPEMVIFGRFITGIHSGISLSVVPMYLGEIAPKNLRGFLGLMPSIFICAGVFLAQVLGLHELLGKEEHWPLFLSLVVVPTFIQLMLLPWFPESPRYLLIEKHNVHATITALKWYRAKCNIQAEIEEMQEEQRSLSSVETVSVWQLILDHTVRWQVLSVVVINIGMQLSGIDAIWFYTNDIFENAGIPAPEIQYTTVGTGAIEIVAGLIGCFTIERLGRRPLIIGGFGVMGMCCAGITLSLILQIHVPFMRYVSVGCVVGIIAGFCIGPAGVPFLITAELFKQSHRPAAYTVGGSLNWMSNFTIGFIFPFLQMSAGSYCYLVFCTICVSVAIYVYFVIPETKNKTFVEISQMFATKEAVEESQALTHPDQLKLKKMNGYGTLENGSLEFDSSSSCP